One region of Miscanthus floridulus cultivar M001 chromosome 19, ASM1932011v1, whole genome shotgun sequence genomic DNA includes:
- the LOC136526698 gene encoding haloacid dehalogenase-like hydrolase domain-containing protein Sgpp has translation MAAPAPNGNPTVSSLATTVPVQAVLFDIDGTLCDSDPLHHLAFQELLLEIGYNNGVPIDDEFFIKNIAGRSDVEAAQNLFPDWPLEKGLKFLDDKEAKYRSLAKERLVPVKGLGKVVQWVKDHGYKRAAVTNAPRINAELMISLLGLSDFFQAVIIGGECEQPKPAPYPYLKALKELEMSAEHTFIFEDSPSGIRAGVAAGMPVVGLATRNPENSLIEAGAALLIKDYEDPKLWAALEEIDREEAKLKKASA, from the exons ATGGCGGCTCCCGCCCCCAATGGCAATCCCACTGTCAG CTCCCTGGCGACAACGGTTCCCGTCCAGGCGGTTCTGTTCGACATCGACGGGACGCTGTGCGACTCGGATCCCCTCCACCATCTCGCTTTCCAAGAGCTGCTTCTCGAG ATCGGGTACAACAACGGTGTGCCGATAGACGACGAGTTCTTCATCAAGAATATCGCTGGGAGGAGCGACGTCGAAGCTGCCCAGAATCTGTTCCCGGATTGGCCCCTTGAGAAGGGGCTCAAATTCCTGGATGACAAGGAAGCTAAATACAGAAG TTTGGCAAAAGAGCGCTTGGTACCTGTAAAGGGCCTCGGGAAAGTGGTCCAGTGGGTCAAAGACCACGGGTACAAGCGCGCAGCAGTAACCAACGCCCCAAGGATCAACGCGGAGCTCATGATCTCCCTTCTGGGCCTCTCAGACTTCTTCCAGGCTGTTATCATCGGAGGCGAATGTGAGCAGCCAAAGCCTGCACCATACCCTTACCTCAAGGCCCTCAAGGAGCTTGAAATGTCTGCAGAGCACACCTTCATCTTTGAG GATTCTCCTTCTGGTATACGGGCAGGCGTCGCAGCAGGAATGCCTGTCGTTGGTTTAGCGACAAGGAACCCAGAGAACTCCTTAATTGAAGCAGGAGCCGCGTTGCTCATCAAGGATTACGAAGATCCTAAGCTCTGGGCAGCGCTTGAAGAGATCGACAGAGAGGAAGCTAAGCTGAAGAAGGCCAGcgcatga
- the LOC136526697 gene encoding haloacid dehalogenase-like hydrolase domain-containing protein Sgpp isoform X1, whose translation MNTRPKEATQFGIQQQLAMESSGIGRVAPLEAVLFDIDGTMAISDPFHHRATSEMLLKVGYNNGVPITPEFGMAHMAGRSNEQIGRFLFPDWDQARLDAFFAEKEALFARYAGEGLREIAGLTALCRWADERGLKRAAVTNAPRANAELMISILGLTDFFQLVVTAEECERFKPFPDPYLRSLELLGVSPEHAVVFEDSTTGVQAGVAAGMPVVAIAQESREDKLLAVGATLVIRDYEDPKLWIALDRLGTAKPEAAAEANGTHTQL comes from the exons ATGAACACAAGACCCAAAGAAGCAACCCAGTTTGGCATCCAGCAGCAACTGGCCATGGAAAG CAGTGGGATCGGCAGAGTGGCTCCTCTGGAGGCCGTGCTCTTCGACATTGACGGCACCATGGCCATCTCGGACCCGTTCCACCACAGGGCCACCTCGGAGATGCTCCTCAAGGTGGGCTACAACAACGGCGTCCCCATCACGCCGGAGTTCGGCATGGCGCACATGGCCGGCCGGAGCAACGAGCAGATCGGTCGCTTCCTCTTCCCGGACTGGGACCAGGCGCGGCTCGACGCCTTCTTCGCCGAGAAAGAGGCGCTCTTCGCCAGGTACGCCGGCGAGGGCCTCAGGGAGATCGCCGGCCTCACCGCGCTCTGCCGCTGGGCCGACGAGCGCGGGCTCAAGCGCGCCGCCGTCACCAACGCGCCCAGGGCCAACGCCGAGCTCATGATCTCCATCCTCGGCCTCACTGACTTCTTCCAGCTCGTCGTCACCGCCGAGGAGTGCGAGCGATTTAAGCCCTTCCCGGACCCGTACCTCAGGTCGCTGGAGCTGCTCGGTGTCTCGCCGGAGCACGCCGTCGTGTTCGAGGACTCCACCACTGGCGTGCAGGCCGGCGTTGCTGCTGGGATGCCGGTGGTTGCCATCGCCCAGGAGAGCCGGGAGGACAAGCTGCTCGCCGTCGGCGCCACGCTTGTCATCAGGGACTACGAAGATCCCAAGCTCTGGATAGCATTGGACAGACTGGGCACCGCCAAGCCTGAAGCTGCTGCTGAGGCCAATGGAACTCATACACAACTGTAG
- the LOC136526697 gene encoding haloacid dehalogenase-like hydrolase domain-containing protein Sgpp isoform X2: protein MNTRPKEATQFGIQQQLAMESGIGRVAPLEAVLFDIDGTMAISDPFHHRATSEMLLKVGYNNGVPITPEFGMAHMAGRSNEQIGRFLFPDWDQARLDAFFAEKEALFARYAGEGLREIAGLTALCRWADERGLKRAAVTNAPRANAELMISILGLTDFFQLVVTAEECERFKPFPDPYLRSLELLGVSPEHAVVFEDSTTGVQAGVAAGMPVVAIAQESREDKLLAVGATLVIRDYEDPKLWIALDRLGTAKPEAAAEANGTHTQL, encoded by the exons ATGAACACAAGACCCAAAGAAGCAACCCAGTTTGGCATCCAGCAGCAACTGGCCATGGAAAG TGGGATCGGCAGAGTGGCTCCTCTGGAGGCCGTGCTCTTCGACATTGACGGCACCATGGCCATCTCGGACCCGTTCCACCACAGGGCCACCTCGGAGATGCTCCTCAAGGTGGGCTACAACAACGGCGTCCCCATCACGCCGGAGTTCGGCATGGCGCACATGGCCGGCCGGAGCAACGAGCAGATCGGTCGCTTCCTCTTCCCGGACTGGGACCAGGCGCGGCTCGACGCCTTCTTCGCCGAGAAAGAGGCGCTCTTCGCCAGGTACGCCGGCGAGGGCCTCAGGGAGATCGCCGGCCTCACCGCGCTCTGCCGCTGGGCCGACGAGCGCGGGCTCAAGCGCGCCGCCGTCACCAACGCGCCCAGGGCCAACGCCGAGCTCATGATCTCCATCCTCGGCCTCACTGACTTCTTCCAGCTCGTCGTCACCGCCGAGGAGTGCGAGCGATTTAAGCCCTTCCCGGACCCGTACCTCAGGTCGCTGGAGCTGCTCGGTGTCTCGCCGGAGCACGCCGTCGTGTTCGAGGACTCCACCACTGGCGTGCAGGCCGGCGTTGCTGCTGGGATGCCGGTGGTTGCCATCGCCCAGGAGAGCCGGGAGGACAAGCTGCTCGCCGTCGGCGCCACGCTTGTCATCAGGGACTACGAAGATCCCAAGCTCTGGATAGCATTGGACAGACTGGGCACCGCCAAGCCTGAAGCTGCTGCTGAGGCCAATGGAACTCATACACAACTGTAG
- the LOC136526696 gene encoding cell division control protein 48 homolog C-like: protein MAKRPRHAGNGAGRSQLSSLEWELHRRILNGGLARRGASAEDVANTLRIHHPKLGRHKHGPFVACVRRALASIPIPSPSSPSSSDSSDDGSSASRRRRHDGHATTSSSTSVSDAAAHPSPPAPTFDLTNSIIRSNYAAQTAKRNQQLEIEVTAEKPRRLITADGGGGGDAKPEAALAAAEGFGRGDKGPRFADLGGMEAVIEELMMEVVVPLCHPELPHRLGVRPVAGLLLHGPPGCGKTTLAHAIANETGLPFYKISAPEVVSGVSGASEENIRGLFQKAYRTAPSIVFIDEIDAIASKRENLQREMERRIVTQLMTCMDQFHQNIGSGSGNLEAESSEKKPGYVIVIGATNRPDAVDQALRRPGRFDREISLGVPDENARKQILKMLTQHLRLEGEFDLFKIARATPGFVGADLKALVDKAGNLAMKRIIDERRVQYRREHDGNSKHDWWRQPWDESEVEGLHITMDDFEEATKMVQPSLRREGFSSVPDVTWDDVGGLDSLRREFDRCIIRCIKHPEDYEVFGVNMQAGFLLFGPPGCGKTLIAKAVAHEAGANFIHIKGPELLNKYVGESESEVRKIFTRARTNSPCILFFDEVDALTTKRGREGGWVVERLLNQLLIELDGADQRQGVYVIGATNRIDVIDDAVLRPGRFGKKHYVPLPGADERVSILKAHARSKPVSTDVDLDALARRAECNNLTGADLASLINEAAMAALEERLEFIENGTSSLSSSCLIEISHFERALSKIKPSVSEQQIKHYEALSKRYSSN, encoded by the exons ATGGCGAAGCGCCCGCGCCACGCCGGCAACGGCGCCGGCCGCTCCCAGCTGTCGTCCTTAGAGTGGGAACTCCACCGCCGCATACTCAACGGCGGCCTAGCCCGCCGCGGCGCCTCCGCCGAGGACGTCGCCAACACCCTCCGCATCCACCACCCGAAGCTCGGCCGCCATAAGCACGGCCCCTTCGTCGCCTGCGTCCGCCGCGCTCTCGCCTCCATCCCCatcccctccccctcctccccttcctcctctGACTCCTCCGACGACGGCTCATccgcctcccgccgccgccgccacgacggCCACGCCACcacatcctcctccacctccgtctCCGACGCCGCCGCCCACCCGTCGCCACCAGCCCCCACCTTCGACCTCACCAACTCCATTATCCGCTCCAACTACGCCGCGCAGACGGCCAAGCGGAACCAGCAGCTGGAGATCGAGGTCACCGCAGAGAAGCCGCGCCGCCTCATCACGgccgacggcggtggcggcggcgacgccaAGCCGGAGGCCGCCCTGGCTGCTGCTGAAGGGTTCGGCAGAGGGGACAAGGGGCCGAGGTTCGCCGACCTCGGCGGGATGGAGGCGGTGATCGAGGAGCTCATGATGGAGGTGGTCGTGCCTCTGTGCCATCCTGAGCTGCCGCACCGACTTGGCGTCAGGCCTGTCGCCGGGCTGCTGCTGCACGGACCGCCTGGTTGCGGAAAGACCACCCTTGCCCATGCCATTGCCAACGAGACTGGCTTGCCGTTCTATAAGATCTCCGCACCGGAAGTCGTATCTGGGGTGTCTG GAGCTTCTGAGGAAAACATCAGGGGCTTATTTCAGAAGGCTTATCGGACTGCTCCCTCGATTGTATTTATTGATGAGATAGATGCAATTGCATCCAAGAGGGAGAATCTACAACGAGAAATGGAACGGCGTATAGTTACTCAATTAATGACATGCATGGACCAATTCCACCAAAATATTGGATCAGGCAGTGGCAACTTGGAAGCTGAATCATCTGAAAAGAAACCTGGTTATGTTATTGTCATTGGAGCCACAAATAGGCCTGATGCTGTGGACCAAGCCCTGCGAAGGCCAGGAAGGTTTGACCGAGAGATCTCTCTTGGTGTTCCAGATGAGAATGCACGAAAGCAAATATTGAAGATGCTTACTCAGCATCTTCGACTGGAAGGCGAATTTGACTTGTTCAAGATAGCTAGGGCGACACCAGGTTTTGTTGGTGCTGACTTGAAGGCATTAGTGGATAAAGCAGGGAATCTAGCAATGAAGAGAATAATTGATGAAAGAAGAGTTCAATATCgccgtgagcatgatgggaataGCAAGCATGACTGGTGGAGACAACCCTGGGATGAAAGTGAGGTGGAGGGCCTACATATTACTATGGATGACTTTGAG GAAGCAACAAAAATGGTTCAACCATCTTTGAGAAGAGAAGGGTTTTCTTCTGTCCCTGATGTCACATGGGATGATGTTGGAGGTCTTGATTCATTAAGAAGAGAGTTTGACCGCTGCATTATTCGCTGTATCAAGCACCCTGAAGACTATGAG GTATTTGGAGTGAATATGCAAGCTGGCTTCCTGCTGTTTGGACCTCCTGGTTGCGGGAAAACACTAATAGCAAAAGCAGTGGCACATGAGGCAGGGGCTAATTTTATTCACATCAAG GGGCCTGAGCTATTGAACAAGTATGTTGGGGAGAGTGAATCGGAAGTTAGGAAAATATTCACTCGTGCAAGGACTAACTCCCCATGCATCCTATTTTTTGATGAG GTTGATGCTTTGACAACAaaaagagggagagagggaggatgGGTTGTTGAACGTCTCTTAAATCAG TTACTTATCGAACTTGATGGTGCTGATCAACGCCAAGGTGTCTATGTGATAGGAGCTACAAACAG GATTGATGTGATAGATGATGCTGTTTTACGGCCTGGTAGATTTGGAAAGAAACATTATGTACCTTTACCTGGTGCAGACGAGCGTGTTTCAATATTAAAAGCACATGCTCGTAGCAAGCCTGTCTCGACTGATGTTGATTTGGATGCACTTGCACGTCGTGCTGAATGCAACAATCTCACTGGTGCCGACCTAGCATCGCTG ATCAATGAAGCAGCCATGGCAGCATTGGAAGAGAGATTAGAATTCATTGAGAACGGGACATCCTCTCTGAGTTCGTCTTGTTTGATTGAGATCTCGCACTTTGAACGTGCTCTATCAAAGATCAAGCCATCAGTATCTGAACAG CAAATCAAACATTATGAGGCCTTGTCAAAGAGATACTCGTCAAACTGA